The genome window GCATCTCAATGTCTCTAGCAGACGTTGAACGAGAAGCAAAATTACAATCATAGTGCCTTGTCATGCACGTGACATTAGAATAAATACTCAAGACCAAGTTATGACTCATGATAAATATAttagaaggagaaggagaagcaGAGCTGTACATACTGAGCTGTCTAGGCATGACTCATGAGTCCGTTTTGACGTGCATGGCATGGGATCCACAACCGGCTGAATCTCTGGCGGCTCCCACTGAAATTGTGGGCCACTTCATTTCGTAATCTGAGACAGCCTCCATTATCATCTCTCCCTTCTAGGCCCCAGTCCCCACCCACCCCATGACCAAAATTCTCGCCTTTATTAAAACTTACACATATGTTTCAAGAAAACATTGATTAATGAAAGTAACTAGGTTTTAATTAATTGGTATAGGGAATgagagatgaagaagaagaaaatatgatgGCATGGAGTCCCCACCTTAGGATGTTTGCCCCTTCTTCAAGGCAAGGGAAACACAGACAATCATGGAACACTGATCATGCCCATTCAATATCATTTTGACGTTAACTGTGGTCGACTGTGCCTACACCCTCCCTTTGCTTGCTTCTCATCTTCATTTACAAGTtggtttattaaattttaaaaataagcgcTGGTTTGTTTATTTGATCCAAACTTTGCGAAGAAGATTCTTAGTCACCTGGCTAACATTAGAAGGGATAATGAAAGTGTAAGACTTTAAAGTGAAGCATATAGCATGGGAATTGGATAAGAAACCATACAAGTATGATTTGATAAGTTTTCAATCAAAGTGGTTAGGGGTTTGACCAGGGTGTTGAGGGGGGCATTCACAGCTAAGAAAATCGGAGAGAAATGAGTTTCAAACTTTATGGAGTGTGGGTGAGACCAACCATCTGTCTCAAGCTTGCCTACATTCATGATTCACACTCATGAGCTGGGGGGAGGGGTGTTTGTTTGGTAAACAGGAAAGTCACATCTGCCAAACATGATTCAACACCTATTTTCATGCAAAATCTTCTATGGGTGCATATCTGGACACTCCATAATGGGTCAAGCCCCAGGACATTCAtgctttttctttatttatttatttatttattttgctttattAAAGTCGTGTTGATCGAGATGGAACCTTTAGGGGGGTCTAGCTTATTTGAACAGAAATTGGCATACACgcctatttgataattttatgtAAGGTAACGTGAAATCAGTCTTTTGGGCCAAGGAAGAGACAGCCTTTTGTGTGTGTGGAAagtaataaaaagtaaaataaatttttaacaataacatctcattttaattataaaaaaaaaaaaaaaaaagcatcacatttcttattttatctaaaaaaattaaattttttagcaTATTATACCTCAAAAGAATATtcaattttaagataattttgtgACAACTAAAAGTCCGTTTAACagcatttttaaaaagtgtttttattattttttgcacTTAAATTTACATGTTAAATGGGTGCTAAAATAgtataaatacttttttaaaataccGTTAAACAGATTCTAAATATgctataaaataagaaaaaaagttgtgataaaaaaaaataagaatcaagtataaaaaaataataataaaaaaaatggtacccaaatactacaaaaaaaggaaaaattcaaatcatcctcaaaatatataaagtaatgagattttttttacaatttatgattgggTGTTACCTTTCAATCTAATACCACTAGGTTGTTTTTTTAgcattatattaaaattttgcttACTAATGCAATAAAGCAGCccatataataaatttatttaacgattaaataattttaataaaaaaaatttcacatgTGAAGTAAGTTCAAGCACTAAGAATGTCAACACAGCCgctaatatattaatatatcaatTCTAGGTGGAACCATAGTTGGGATTAATATTCTAATGATTTGAATAATGTTGAAAGTGTAAGTATAACTAAAACATTCATCAAGATTTGATCAAATGATCATTTTGTAATTAGCAATTTCCctgataaatttttaatacattCAACTAAGAATGCGTTTGACAGTATTTTTacttgatatatttttaatgaaaatattttatctaaaaatatttttctaataatcatctatcaagtgtttctttaaaaattactataaataatttttcatatttttgataatatttttaaaattttatttaatatttaagtttttttcaatcatacttttcaagataaaaatattctctatAATTACTATCAACTTAACTGTTTCTATATAAGTCaataaattgtaaaattaaGATTAGGGTATGGACCAAAACATCGATAATGTTCAACAATCTCATCTATCATTTATTCCAAtccatttcaattaaaaattatagttgTAGGCCAAGGAATAAGAATCAAATGATACTATAAAAAATTGTGGGTTTCAACATGCATTAGtgcaaattttggaaggatgtGCATggtatataaaataaacaaaaattgagaCAAGTATATCCACCTCCAAATTTTAATGGTAATAGGGCCATAGAGCCTACTTGAGAACATTTGTCCTAATCAACAACATACCAAACATCAATTATTATCAACCACGTCATGTGTCAAGGTTGTTAGAATCACACAAAAATAACCTCTAAGATAATGTTgcatattttaatattgaaaaaatttagagaGATTTTGGGAGAGAGCACATGTGATTTTGCAATTCgtaaaaattaacttttattataatttaggATAAATTGTATTATCAAATTACTATGTAACAAAAAtcacaatcaatcaaatcatattgtatataaatattgatcatatttttttatatcaaatatgatatcattactttatttcttaattttattgtttttcacCGTGGTTTCATAGTTTATTAGTTGGTCACATTTTTTTGttccttaattttattatatctaACAACTCAAATTTTATCAGGCACTTTCAACAACTGAAATAAAGAACTCAATTAGTACCTCTTCAGTaccttaaattttttcatttcacTTAACAGGTGATTTAAACTATGTTAAAAACTCATTAAAGTAGAAAATTAATTACATTCATATCTCATGTGTTATTTTTATGTAacatttactattttatttaatttattaaacatgaTTCCTAAGAGAGGTTAGACAACAAGTTAGAAAGAAAGGTATTCACTTAGTTCTACTACACATATATCTCTAACTGTTCTTGTTtcgttctttttattctttggtGTCATAGTGACTGTTCGTTGAAATTGTTTTCATACAAACCCTAAAActcgatatatatatatatttacatttgattttgCGCGTTGTCCATCAATGGGTACGTGCTTTGAGAGTTTCTAGAACGTCATTACGATTTAACCCTTTGCCAACATGTCTTCATTATTAAACGCTTTGTTGAATTTCATGTCAAATAAGTccaaaaatgttgaaaatttttccaaaaagaagaaaatcttACTCATTATTAACATAAACTACAAATGTTTAAAGCCACACTtgaatgggataattctaaTCATTGAGATTTAAACTTTACAAATGGTTAAAGTATTACTTCACTTAAAAGCTTGAGATATTAAAAGGTGAGTCAAAATGTGTATGAAGCtaataaaaacttataaatgaaatcatggaaAGAAGATCCCCTCAATTATTATTCCATGGTCAAATTATACTTTGGCATGATAGCTTATTCTCAGATCTTGTAGCTTAGCAAACTTTACGTGTCTTGAGTTGTTTAAATGTCACAGTGGCTGTCTTGAATTCAGTTTTTAGTAGTTCTTAATTTGGTTCTGAAAGTGTAACATATCTGTCCCTTTTTGGGTTGGGCTCATTAGCCagctttctatattttttaaattggttACCAGGGCCTTGACCATGGAGCCCAACATTTTGGGCCAAGCCCATTAATTTTAAGGAAGGACTTGGGGTACAGTCCAATTACAAGACCcatcaaataattttagaatttctcTTTTAAGTTACGAATTTGTCAGAAATCATGCCTCACTACTCATGTAAATAGTTTATAATATTAaactattaatattataaattgtaaatatagtttaatttaaatattagtttaaattggctaattaattcaattttaatattaattttatgtaatttaattgtaATATAATTCTTATCTTTTTTCATTACTTATCACCATTGCAGACCATTTCATCTCCTTATGAGATAAAGAACAAGTACTTAGTTATAGAGTAAAAAGAAATGTAAGCTTACTTAcatataaaattgaaaaggaGGAAGATAATATGTGATGGATAGAAAGGGTCAATAAGCCCAAGCATGTTAATTTCTTAGTGTATGCTGAAGACACTTCAATCTTCTTCACATTAGTGGATACATTCAACCAAATCAAGGACAATAGAGATACGTAAGTGATTTCATAAAAGATGTcgtaaaaaatattaatctgaCAAATATGGTCCAAATTGTCGCAAATGGTTCAATGTTCGTTAAGTAAAAAAGAAGTCAATGTAGAGGTACAAATTACATTAGATTTCATGTGCGACATATTAcatcatattaattttttaagacaTTGAAAAAAGCCAAGGTATTGCAAATGTCATAAtcattgttaaaaatataaccAACTTCATATATAATTATGATTGATTATTGCATAGATGAGAAAAATTTGTGATAGACTTTAAGTCTTCCTTTTCATAGTCTGTTCATGCTTTTGACTTGTATAACTACATTTTCATGCACCTTATTCTTTACAAGTCTCTTTATAAGAACAGATAGTCTTTTTTGAACTAATTTCTCATCTTCTACATGGGGGTTAAAATCTCTTCTTGAGATCTTGCATTTGCCAACAACAATAACATTATCGATAAAGAAGTTGAACATCTTGTACGCAACTGCAACCTCAACTCCTCATCATCTTTAACTATGCTTCATTTCATTGGCGAGAGTTCATTACCCTTTGAACAAACTACTCTTGCTATTATtcctaataattttgaaagctTTTCAAAGGTCTTCTTTCACATACTTTTCCACCTCCCCTAACctcctctcttctttctctttgtcATCATAATTACAACTCATGTTTCATACAATAAAACAACGATTTGCTCATCTATCCATATTACCACTCATATTTTCcaagattttgtaaaaaaaaaagaaaaaactttaaaattatttttaaaaatataacaattcaaacctatttttactttttaagataataagaaaaataattttagtttaagtattaaaattgtttttgaaaaaataatgtcCAAAGTCAATTTAAATCAaatggaaattttttcaaaaccctATGTCTCCGACAACATCATATCTTCAATTCGATCTCCACTCATGTTTCCCAACATcttaatcaaatcaatcaagcaTCTGCCTTATCCTTTGGAAGAGCATGGACCTAGGAGGCTAGCGGCAGTTCACCCCAACTGCTCTCCGATGAAATTTTAGGAATTTCTTGAAGATTCTCCTACCAGATCCGTTCGTGCTTTCATAGACCTCCTTGGTCGGGCCCACAAACCATTTTCAACCGTCCAAAAAGGCACAtgattggaaaaataaaaaaatcagggGCTGAAATCAGGAAAAGCATTTATTATAATAGATGGGATTGTATCAGAATGTGGCCGGCTCCCTATAGTAGTGGGATCCACTCGCACCGAAGAAAAGATTTTAGGATGTAGTGTATGCATCGGAGCTAAGCCACTGCATCTAACAGTTTCTCTGGCCGAGACCAGGTCCTCAAGACCATCCATCCGTAAGATCTCCCTTCCAATTTCTGAAGTCTCTTTTCAATTCACCGTTCTTGACTACGATTTGGGTTTGTATGGATCGTTTGTGAtttgtgattttgattttgCCCTAAAGTTTAGGGttcttgttttcttcaattttttgtcTGTGCTTAAatttttactttcatttatCGTTTTTTTTGCGGAATTTTTTGTGAATTTGTATGTTCGTGGCGTTTTGGAGGCGGTGTTATTGCATTTGGAAGTGAAAGTGGAGGGCAGGATCAAAATTAGAAGGGAAGAGGAAAGGTGTTTGAGTTGgtggcattttttttaatgaagaatATAGTATAAAACGCGGAGTAAAGATTGATTTGTTGGAAAAGCGTCGAAGTTctaatttttagtttagtttagaaTTGAATATCTAAATCAACCCCGGGCAATGAGATTGGTTTCTTTTAGTTGGGAATTAAATGGCTATTCATGGCGATGTGCACATTCAGCTTCTGAGTGGGAGTGGGGATGGGGGAGGATCTAGGTTTGATTCCATTGTTTAATGTAAGACATCCAATTCGAAGAATGAAGCTGAGACCAGTTGGTAGCActgttcaatttttaaaaaggtttaaTACTGATTGATTGCAGTGATGTTGATCAACGTCCCTCCTGCTCCCCAATGATATTCTTTGCTGTATCCTTGGTTCTGGACGCTTGCTggtctcattttcattttcaagcCTGTATGCTGCTGTTATAGATTAAGGCagtgatatttatatttttaggttctgGGGACCTTTTTCTTTGGAAGAAAAGTATTTGTAACAGTAAAGCATGTCTAACCCAACTGAAGGCTGCTCTAAATCCCAACTGCTTGGGATCATTGACCTTATtctctctttttgtttcttgaaaaaCAAAGGCTGTGTTTAGGTTCATATCAGAGTGATAACTACTTTGTTTCTTATGATCACCTTGACTGATGTTTCCACTTTTagcctttccttttttttcttggtaaTGAGTCCAACTTGAATCAATTTATTCATCCTCATTGGTGCATCTGTTGGTCTTTGTTGTCTGTCTAAAAGACTGATAGATGGTGCATGACTACTTGGTGAAAGGCTGCTATGGCAACGCTATATCTTCCCTCGCTTTAGCCATGTGGCGGCCACCTGGTGTATTCGGACAATCTGTTTGGATCTCAAATGGTAGTAAGGAACAAGAAAAAACATGAATGAATCTTAACTTTTCTTGTTGGATTTGTCATGGAaatgtaaaaggaaataaataatttttaaaaaagttgtaTATTTTCACAATCTTCATTCACTGCatagaaaaaggaataaaattggAGTGTGATATGGAAAAAATTATTGAGCTTTAAATCTCtattatagttttaaaaggcataGGGCACACTTAAGGCACAAAAGTCTCCTGTGGCATTGGCACAAGGCACACACCTAAGGAAATTGAAATGCTACTTATGATTCCTatcaagtttataaaatatgatctaaaatccaatccaatccaatcaacaaaaaatctaagattccaaatatttaaagaagcatttaggaaaaaaataatgaaattatgtaAATTTCAATATAGatttagaaatttcaagaataaaaaccttttaaaaaggaaaagtaaagtaGGCTATGCACACCATTCCAACAAGGCTCACGTCTTGGCAAGTGAGGCGCTTTAACTAGGGGGTGGTTGTGCCTTGAGCCTATGTGCACTTAAAGCacgcctttcacaactatgatTTGTATatgaaaaggaataaaattggagaataaagagaaaaactttatttatttaaatttattattttagttttctttactttttgtgTCCTCCCTTTACAtcctaattttcttttgtttatgcTTCTCCTCAAGCTTCCCATGATCCAATTAgtctaaatatgaaaattagtaGTTGAAGCTATAAAATGTTGCGTATTAGTCTTGTGATACTTGGAGTACACAGGTATTACTAGGTGTGATACCTTTCTAACAGATAAATACAAATGTTACAGAAGAATGAGAAATTGCTAAGACAGTGTCATTCActaataacatatttaacaattttattgAAATGCAGCAGACTGCCCTGCTTAATCATTGTTCATATGTTCCTGTTTCACACTCTCGTGTTCAAATCACTTATATGGTAGAGCTCTCAAGTATTGCCTGCATTTCTAAGAAGTTGAACACTCAAGTATTACCCAAGAATGATTCATTGCTAAGAAATTGTTGTACGCTAATGGAACCATATTTAATAGTGCTATGTTCAATTATTTAACAATTGTATATTCAGTTATTTGAATAAGAATGCAGCTAACCAACCGGCCTAGCTATTGCCCATATGTTCAAGTTTTACACACTCTAGCCTCTAGGTGCAAATTGCTTGTAAGGTTGCTCAATTGGGAAGCTTGCATGTTGTTAATAGTTCCATGGGACTCTTCCTTTTTAGAATTGCATCACATATTATTGGAATATATTTTTTGTCTCTGCCAGTCTTCTCACTCATTGCtgaaatgtataattttttcttttcttttctttgcctttttttatttgtgggGTGGCTGGACAGTTACTTCCCCTTTAGGTTTTCAATAGTTGTAGAAAGCCTACAACTCTAGTCAACAAGCCTTAATCCAACTACCTGTATCCACTACATGAGTACTTTTGCCATTCCCTTTATCTGGGGGACATCCTCTGGATTACTGATGTTGTCGTATAATCCCACTCTTTAGCAAATTTGGGGACTGAGTGCTAATGACGTTAAAATGCTGTTTCATTTTTGTTGGAGACACTTTTACACGTATTTAACTTGTTGATAGAAAGGGGACTATATCCCCTTGTTTCTTCTAATATTTGGGGGGTAAAATATGGTTATTTATAGtctattaataagttaaaaaaattaaaaaaaatggtgattcACTGCCCAGCTGCCCCTTCTCTTTGTTACTACTGCGTACATCAGAATATTACATAATAAAACGTATCTTGCCACCACCATATTTGACTAGTTGACTTGAACTCCCTCGTGCTCCTGAAGTTTTTTCAGATGGCCTTCATATGCTAACCAACCTAGTGCTAAGTATAACATAGATTTATATGAATGAGTGTTAAAATATggtaaatttaattatttaaattttagggCTGGCACCCCCTGTCACAATGATTGATACAGTgtattctttgttttgtttcacaTAAATCCTTTGACGCCATGACAGGGCCCTAGGGAAGTGTCTTCTTATTTCTATGATATCCACAGTTACTGATAGTATTCAGTGTCTTCGAAGCTCAGAATTATCTTGGATGCTCAGATGTTAATGACCCTTACGTGATGGAACTAACAACAGAAAGCAGAGATCTGGTGAGTAGACTGATTCCTTGCACAAAATAGTGCTAAAATCTAATTTGCATTTGGAGGATTTCCTTGCACAAAATGTGCCCTTAAGCCCAAGCATATAAGATGATTTATTTCCTTACTATTTACTATTCTTTCAGGTCTGACTTCAAGGGATGCTATTGACTGCCACAAGAGAACTGCTTCAGAACTTCAATGGTTGATCATACTTGAGCAGGCACTTGTTTAGCAAGCTCTTTCCACATTCACAATGTGGAATTTTGCTTCAAATGCCCTCTCAGGAACCAATGGACTGAAGAATGACCTCTTAAAGCCAAATCAAGCACCTTCAGAGTGCTCAGATGATGAAATTTCCACAAACACAAGCAGAGAAGAAGGATTGGAATGTCCAATTTGTTGGGAATCCTTCAACATTGTTGAGAATGTGCCCTATGTTTTATGGTGTGGCCATACCCTCTGTAAGAATTGTGTCCTAGGGCTCCAATGGGCTGTCGTGAAATTCCCTACACTACCCATCCAGCttcctttcttcatttcttgCCCGTGGTGCAATCTATTATCCTTCAGGCTTGTTTATAAGGGGAATCTCACATTCCCTCGCAAGAATTTTTTCCTCCTGTGGATGGTTGAGAGCATGAATGGTGATAGGGGGAAGTCACATTCTTCCTTTTGTGATCATCAGCCAGGCTGGTCTTCAAACAGAAATCTGATCATAGGAAATCAAGGTAGTCATGTAAACCATAGGCGACCTCCATATAGTCACCTCCCAGAACAGTCTGAGTCGAACCATGATGGAGGCCACCTGATCAATAGGTTCCTCAATATAGAAAGACTCCACTTATCCGTTCGTAAGTCCTTGGTGTTCTTTGTTCACTTGACGGCTAAGTTCCCATTGGTAATCATATTTCTTCTGATTGTTTTGTATGCAATACCCGCCAGTGCAGCCATCTTGGCCCTGTACATTCTGATCACTGTTCTGTTTGCTCTCCCATCTTTTCTAATACTGTACTTTGCTTATCCCAGTTTGGACTGGTTGGTTAGGGAAATCATTACCTGAATCACCCTCAATTTGTGCTTCCTGTTTCATAAACTCTGTAGCATAGTGGTGTAGTGAATCCAATAATGGTGCAATTTGACGACTTCACTTGGTTTTCATGGTTTTCTAGCTTGCTATATTTTCACACCAGAGAGTCATGGTCCTTCAGTTGGACCATTttcaattttagaattattcTGCACATTCTTAGGGCGTGACTGCTCTGATGCTAGTGGAATTTGGGCCACAAAAGAAGATCTTGGGATACCTCTTTGGTTGGCTAATAGTATGTTGTTTTTGTGTATTAGCAGAGCTCCAGCAAAGAGACAGTTGAACAGTGGCTGTAGTGTTTGCATCTTATCAAACAGTGCCCTTGTTTTTTATGGAGACTTGTTATGATTTTCATTCAACATTCACTATTATGTCTGTGCTGTTGTGCTTGACCCTAATATGTAAATTAAGTTTATTCATCTCCTTTTCAGTTTGATAAGAGTAATGCAAAACACTAGAAAGATCTTctgcaattgatttttttatattttttatctattCTTTTTGTCGGTTCTGCCTTGCACCTTCATAACTTTAAAAACTTTGCCTACTCCCTGGCTTCTCAGAGTTGATAACTTTCTGTTTCTTTGGACTACGCCCTAAAGCTTGGCCCAGCAACAGGACACATTTTGTTTGTGGTTCCATTTGATGAATTGTCCACATTCTCTCTAATTTTTACCCTCatgtcatttctttcttttgtatgCTTTGCTTTGATAACACCATTCAGCGCACCTTCACCATGGATGAAGTCCGTTTGCATCCGATTGTTAATTTTATACCTGTTCTTTTTACAAGTTTGATGGGCAAGCAGATGAAAGGGGAAAGTGATTAGGCTCCACCCTCAGGTTGAACCATCCTTGAAGTTCAGCTGTGTTTGTGAAGGAATTGCACCATAACGCTTtgcaacattattttttatttggttagaAGGGAGATGAATTGTTGCGGTGGGTCCTATGGAAGGTTTAGATGTCATCATAAACCAACCAGAAAAGGTAGCCCATTGTAATAATTATCATCCCCATGAAAAGATAGGAAAAAAATTACTTCAGGATAAGAACCTTACTGTCACCTGATTCCTACCATGAAGAAGTACATCAAAAGGACACATTCCAAAGAATGTTCTTCTTATCATGGGAAGGAATGAATTCACTATAAAATTCCTGAGATTATCTCATCTACCTAATTCCATAATACTTTATTCCCCATAGGCAGAAAGAAGAAGCATCAGCCCTTGTGATGCGGATGCCATGATTACATTGAAAATATGCCAAGGGTTTGAACTTTGGGCCTCATGCCCTTCTTTGTTCCTTCTGCATCTATAATCCCCTCAAGCTCTCCACAAAGTTGGGTTCCAAAGCTGTTACCCATCAACCTGGGTGGCCTAGTTTTAAGGCTTTCGAGCTAGAAAGCTCATATTTATTTCTTGAATGTGGGGTGATGATCTGAGTTTAGGACCCTTTCTTCTTGAATGAATAATCGAATCTacttttatacatttttagtttttaactCTCTTGCTTTGCATTTTCAAGCATGAGATTCCAAAATCATCACTCCCCACTTCCAATAATCAACACCCACACTTTAGAATTTATACCTAACTCTCCATTAGAGTCATATGAGGTTTTATagtatttcaataaaaaaaattttcagtCTAACTCGGAAgacccaaatttaaaaaaaaaaaaaaaaagaataaaaaaaaaaagtattacaacctataaattttttcaaacattttactaCATCCAATATAGTAATAGCACATAAGGGCAGAATgcatttgataatgtttttatttgaactatttttaataaaaatatatatttttttgaaagtgtATTAAAGAGAATCACttaacaaatgttttttttttcataaaatactataagtgatttttagacattattaatgatttttcaaaattttaaaaagtcttttctaaattttatcaaatattaatctttttaaaacaccatcaaaaaaatattttaattagcTAAAAAGGAATTCCTTCAACTTACTTGGTGCTAcacattgattttttaaatttattaaaaaaataaaaaaattataatttaaattaagtattCTCAATTTTaccaccaaaaaaataaatgcagcacttcaaaattatatatatatcagttGAAAAATTGGGCAGTTTGATAATGGGGGTCTGTGGGATAATGGCGGTTTGAATTGGGCGGGTCACCACTGTCCACCCTGTGTTTTCCTGTTTTGATTTATGATATGAGTTAGTTTATtgggttatatatatatttgctgcAACAGAAGTCTCATTTCACAACCATTCAAATAAAACCACCTTCCAACCTTTCAACCCAAGCCTCCAAAAACCCCACTGTCCAGACCTTGTTTGGTTGTTTTTTCTCTATGAAAATTCCGGAGAGGTATGATCTTCTCATATTTTCTCACTGCTCAAGAGATTTTTCTTAGTATATCAGAAATGGGTATGTCTCTATTTTGTTTATGGAGATAGAATTTGCATTTTCTcaatgttaatttattttttctgcgTATTTTTTACATGGGTTTACTCTTAATTTGCTTCCCGACCATTGGATAATGCTTCTgctttttcacattttttttttttatggatcgTATGTTTGTTtgatgagaaaagaaaggagaaaatgaATTGAAcattttgaatataaatttttttattgtttgggACCAAATAAGCAATTGTTTGGTTTAGTTAAAGTGAAATTTTCAGCTGTGGATACTAAAACAGCATAGAAgttaagattaaaaatttgaaattcttttctttttcatccagTTTTCTTAGGAACCAAACATGGGTGAAAGTATCCTAGTATTTGGAATTGCACAAATTGTATGACCTTGCCGTGTTTTATCAAAGTGTCTTAGGTTCTATTCTTCATTTCATATCgctgttttatttattttggttgatTCATTCAAAGAAACTCATTGGCTGATGTGTTCAGTGAAAGAAATGAATGGATAGTGTCATCAATcctcatatatatttttcctctGTGCTCTTCTAATGCAAATTGTCTTTTATATCTTGTTCAACTCTGAATGAATTAGCGAAAACATTTGGATTGTGTTGTTGTGCCCAAAGATTCATTTGGCTAAAAGGTtggatttcttttctttgatgaTGATATGCAGTAGTTACTTATCAAGAAAATGAAGTAGAAATGTCCTAGGGCTTTAGCTTATTCAATCATATATTTTCTCCTGCCTATTATTCATGTCCACTTAGAGCTGAAACATTAAATTACAGATGGGTTAACACCTCCTTGATCAGAAACAAAGACAACAtaggttttttttccctttctttttttaatttcgaGTAACAGTTGTTGATGTAATTAGGAGAAGAATGTTGATTCtgccataaaaaaatttcttattctcttgtttctttctttttttctgcaTGAGATTGTCGAAGATCAGCATATAGTCAGATATTTTTCATTCACTTCATCATGCAAAGAGACAAG of Vitis vinifera cultivar Pinot Noir 40024 chromosome 17, ASM3070453v1 contains these proteins:
- the LOC100241642 gene encoding uncharacterized protein LOC100241642; protein product: MWNFASNALSGTNGLKNDLLKPNQAPSECSDDEISTNTSREEGLECPICWESFNIVENVPYVLWCGHTLCKNCVLGLQWAVVKFPTLPIQLPFFISCPWCNLLSFRLVYKGNLTFPRKNFFLLWMVESMNGDRGKSHSSFCDHQPGWSSNRNLIIGNQGSHVNHRRPPYSHLPEQSESNHDGGHLINRFLNIERLHLSVRKSLVFFVHLTAKFPLVIIFLLIVLYAIPASAAILALYILITVLFALPSFLILYFAYPSLDWLVREIIT